The Nostoc sp. 'Lobaria pulmonaria (5183) cyanobiont' genome window below encodes:
- the dpdE gene encoding protein DpdE: MIKLGLLVQSQNNSLGIGKVTEISDTNANVEYFCSIGQRLQKTLPLSSLSQVKLEPQARCYIKSQTQEKWIVGRVFIWDEDTEMYQIDLPDKKSAIASVEDIYVRCNLPNTDPIQTLAMKGHETPYFHDKRLAFVKSLIQQRAVSRGMTGLISANINLYPHQVEVVRRVLEDPIQRYLLADEVGLGKTIEAGAILRQFLLDEPKKGAVVIVPQYLLKQWRTELENKFYISHFGKRVAVLAVEDIHKINLKAKIGCLILDEAHHIAAMATSKDATVRQRFQTCKELAHKSDRLLLLSATPVLNHEQDFLAMLHLLDPTTYKLGDLAGFRAKVESRQQIGKLLLSFKEGAESEVLKSNLQQLRNLFAEDEYLLKLADDLENCLQANSTEQEQIVQAIRVHVSDIYRLHRRMLRNRRAAVEDVIFDRNFTPKEEYDLDERSLDIHELLNQWRSVAPRDKQYQRIFQLLFLAAGTWLGILEQVITARLTAKPHAKLIQEFKEDDIRLLTTTPKFSGEEEILQSLLKIVRQPQEDGQRTENLKTVLLNQLGTYFKIPANVRKNQNEFITRIQQRIKRPITGDILPKFVVFTSFVQTCGEIVRYLSDTFGAETIASHQFGESPDKVEEGLNRFKNNPNCFILVCDRSGEEGRNLQFADWLIHFDLPWSPNQLEQRIGRLDRIGSKIGIQSSALIGPYLEDSPHNAWYKVLKDGFGIFQQSIASLQFYVDEKLAELETVLFQSGAAGLLEMISPIQEQIEAEIAKISEQNALDEIDANDEIATEYFQDLDNYDARHLEIRRAIEGWICDALGFRGLNNPDSSEMRRYQPTTRTLVPINELQNRFAESSLDQFGTYNRRVANQNAGVKLFRVGEGFIEALLNYINWDDRGEAFALWRTDASWDAKEGKEWFGFQCNYVVEANLRIAKQVLLDNKLDNSQFKNLQRRVDALFPPIIETIYVDGRKEPIRAVEDKALLSILQRPYKDKNNNQGRDYNLAKERLGIIDDFVDPSKWQNFCYQVRNTSSELLSNRPDFIDLCQSYAKIAEKKLANRVEQLRLRLNQQSWDNALAEELKIETALNAAILEGIRQPLLRLDSVGFIVVSGRSLVQFE, encoded by the coding sequence ATGATTAAGCTTGGTTTATTGGTACAGTCCCAGAATAATTCTTTGGGTATCGGAAAAGTTACGGAAATATCTGATACCAATGCAAACGTTGAGTATTTCTGCTCTATAGGCCAACGTCTCCAAAAAACTTTACCTTTAAGTTCGCTCTCTCAAGTCAAGCTGGAACCCCAGGCTCGATGCTATATTAAGTCCCAAACTCAGGAGAAATGGATAGTTGGCAGAGTTTTTATCTGGGATGAAGATACAGAAATGTATCAAATTGATTTACCAGATAAGAAAAGTGCGATCGCTTCTGTTGAAGACATTTACGTTCGTTGTAATCTACCAAATACAGACCCTATCCAAACTCTGGCGATGAAGGGTCACGAAACGCCCTATTTCCACGACAAAAGATTAGCTTTCGTGAAATCCTTGATTCAGCAACGCGCTGTGAGTCGCGGGATGACGGGACTGATTTCGGCAAATATTAATCTTTATCCTCACCAAGTTGAAGTAGTGCGGCGGGTACTGGAAGACCCAATTCAACGCTACTTGTTAGCAGACGAGGTGGGACTCGGGAAAACCATCGAAGCGGGTGCGATTCTGCGTCAATTCCTCCTCGATGAACCGAAAAAAGGTGCAGTGGTGATAGTTCCGCAATATTTGCTCAAACAATGGCGGACTGAGTTAGAAAATAAGTTTTACATCTCCCATTTTGGCAAACGGGTAGCGGTGCTGGCGGTTGAAGATATCCATAAAATCAACCTGAAAGCAAAGATAGGCTGCTTAATTTTAGATGAAGCCCATCACATCGCCGCAATGGCGACCTCTAAAGATGCAACAGTGCGCCAGCGTTTTCAGACTTGCAAAGAACTTGCTCATAAAAGCGATCGCTTACTTTTATTATCTGCCACTCCGGTTCTCAATCACGAGCAAGATTTTCTGGCAATGTTGCACTTGCTCGACCCGACAACCTATAAACTTGGCGATTTAGCAGGTTTTCGCGCCAAAGTTGAAAGCCGTCAGCAAATCGGTAAACTTCTGCTTTCTTTTAAAGAAGGTGCAGAATCAGAGGTTCTCAAAAGCAACTTGCAGCAATTGCGAAACCTGTTTGCTGAGGATGAGTATTTACTGAAGCTGGCGGATGATTTAGAAAATTGTTTACAAGCAAATTCTACCGAGCAAGAGCAAATCGTCCAAGCGATTCGCGTCCATGTCAGCGATATCTATCGACTACATCGGCGAATGCTTCGCAACCGTCGCGCTGCGGTGGAAGATGTGATCTTTGACCGCAATTTTACGCCTAAAGAAGAGTATGATTTAGACGAGCGATCGCTTGATATCCACGAACTCCTCAATCAATGGCGGAGTGTTGCTCCTAGAGACAAACAATATCAGCGAATTTTTCAGCTGTTATTTCTTGCTGCTGGTACTTGGTTAGGAATTTTAGAGCAGGTAATTACGGCGCGTTTAACTGCGAAACCTCATGCTAAACTCATCCAAGAGTTTAAAGAAGATGATATTCGCCTATTAACTACAACCCCCAAATTTTCAGGGGAAGAAGAGATTCTCCAATCCTTACTAAAAATTGTTCGTCAACCTCAAGAGGACGGACAACGGACGGAAAATTTGAAAACAGTGCTGCTGAATCAGCTAGGTACTTATTTCAAAATTCCCGCAAACGTTCGGAAAAATCAAAACGAATTCATCACGAGAATACAGCAGAGAATTAAGAGACCAATTACTGGCGACATTCTGCCCAAATTTGTTGTATTTACTAGTTTTGTGCAAACTTGTGGCGAAATTGTCCGGTATTTATCTGATACCTTTGGTGCAGAGACAATAGCCAGCCATCAATTTGGAGAATCACCAGACAAAGTTGAAGAAGGCTTAAATAGGTTCAAGAATAACCCAAACTGCTTTATTTTAGTATGCGATCGCTCTGGAGAAGAAGGGCGTAACCTCCAGTTTGCCGATTGGTTAATTCATTTTGACCTTCCTTGGTCGCCTAATCAATTAGAGCAGAGAATTGGCAGACTTGACCGCATTGGCAGCAAAATTGGTATCCAATCTAGTGCCTTGATTGGCCCTTACTTGGAAGATAGCCCTCACAATGCTTGGTATAAAGTCTTAAAAGATGGGTTTGGTATTTTCCAACAATCAATTGCCAGTCTCCAGTTTTATGTCGATGAGAAACTTGCAGAATTAGAAACTGTTTTGTTTCAATCAGGTGCGGCTGGATTGTTAGAGATGATTTCACCCATTCAAGAGCAAATTGAAGCGGAAATAGCCAAAATTAGCGAACAAAATGCTCTAGATGAAATTGATGCAAACGATGAAATTGCTACCGAGTATTTTCAAGACCTAGATAATTACGATGCTCGTCATCTAGAAATTAGGCGAGCAATTGAAGGCTGGATTTGCGACGCATTGGGATTCAGAGGACTCAATAACCCCGATTCATCAGAGATGCGACGTTATCAACCGACAACGCGGACATTGGTTCCGATAAATGAGTTACAAAACCGTTTTGCTGAGAGTTCCCTAGACCAATTTGGTACTTATAATCGCAGGGTGGCAAACCAAAATGCTGGTGTTAAACTCTTTCGAGTTGGCGAAGGATTTATCGAAGCACTCTTGAACTATATCAATTGGGATGACCGAGGTGAAGCCTTTGCTCTGTGGCGCACTGATGCATCTTGGGACGCGAAAGAAGGGAAGGAATGGTTCGGTTTCCAGTGCAATTATGTAGTCGAGGCAAATTTAAGAATTGCCAAACAAGTTTTACTAGATAACAAACTAGATAATTCTCAATTCAAAAACTTGCAGCGACGTGTTGATGCTCTATTTCCGCCAATTATAGAAACTATCTATGTTGACGGTCGCAAAGAGCCAATACGCGCTGTTGAAGATAAAGCTCTTTTAAGTATTCTGCAACGTCCATATAAAGATAAAAACAATAATCAAGGACGAGATTATAACCTGGCAAAAGAGCGCTTAGGAATTATTGACGATTTTGTTGACCCTAGTAAATGGCAAAATTTTTGCTATCAAGTGCGTAACACTTCTTCAGAATTACTTTCCAATCGTCCCGATTTTATTGACTTATGCCAAAGTTATGCTAAAATCGCCGAAAAGAAATTAGCCAATAGAGTAGAACAATTACGCCTACGTCTGAACCAGCAAAGTTGGGATAATGCATTAGCTGAAGAATTGAAGATAGAAACTGCTTTAAATGCAGCCATTCTAGAGGGAATTCGCCAGCCGCTTCTGAGGCTTGATTCTGTGGGTTTTATTGTCGTATCGGGGCGATCGCTTGTGCAATTTGAGTGA
- a CDS encoding RNA-binding S4 domain-containing protein, with the protein MKKIRDNTIKLNQFLKLMGIVPTGGQAKLMIQGGDVQVNGMLETRRGRRLVPGDKVTIQGQTLEVNLNNNEDPDIMIDLTEQTE; encoded by the coding sequence ATGAAGAAAATTAGAGACAACACAATTAAGTTAAATCAATTTTTAAAGTTGATGGGTATAGTGCCAACTGGAGGTCAAGCCAAGCTGATGATTCAAGGTGGCGATGTCCAAGTAAACGGTATGCTGGAAACTCGACGAGGACGGCGACTAGTACCAGGCGATAAAGTGACAATCCAAGGACAGACTTTAGAGGTTAATTTGAACAACAATGAAGACCCAGATATAATGATAGATTTAACCGAACAAACCGAGTAA
- the arfB gene encoding alternative ribosome rescue aminoacyl-tRNA hydrolase ArfB, translating to MLQISHKVIIPQTEIEITAIRSQGAGGQNVNKVSTAIHLRFDIAASSLPDYYKQQLLKLNDRRINQEGVVVIKAQEHRSQENNRESALKRLQELIQSAVVVTIKRKPTKPTRSSQRKRLDHKSKRGQVKSNRGQVTDS from the coding sequence ATGCTGCAAATCTCCCACAAAGTTATTATCCCACAGACTGAGATTGAAATTACTGCGATTCGCTCCCAAGGAGCGGGAGGTCAAAATGTTAATAAGGTTTCTACGGCTATCCACTTGCGCTTTGATATTGCGGCTTCATCATTACCCGATTATTATAAACAACAGCTTTTAAAGCTCAACGATCGACGCATTAACCAAGAAGGAGTAGTTGTAATTAAAGCTCAGGAACACCGAAGCCAAGAGAACAACCGCGAGTCAGCATTGAAACGACTTCAAGAACTCATTCAAAGTGCAGTTGTCGTGACAATCAAACGCAAACCCACTAAACCAACTCGCAGTTCTCAAAGAAAGCGTCTTGACCACAAAAGTAAGCGCGGACAGGTTAAATCTAACAGAGGGCAGGTGACAGATTCTTGA
- a CDS encoding lipid kinase, with the protein MSSRALLLVNRHARQGQKGLSEAIQYLKTLGFDLIEESTEDPKHLAEVILRYKHQVDLVIIGGGDGTLNAAVDALIETQLPLGILPLGTANDLARTLGIPNSLNEACKIIADGHLHRIDLGCVNDKHFFNVASMGLSVKITQRLTKEVKRRWGVFAYAATALQVILEARPFTAEIAINGELVRVKTVQIAVGNGRYYGGGMAVADDATIDDQRLDLYSLEIEHWWQVILLLPAMRRGRHIHWQSVRSHQGQEIEVHTRKPHPINTDGEITTYTPAHFRVIPKAIAVFVPPESRS; encoded by the coding sequence ATGAGTTCCCGCGCACTGCTGTTAGTAAATCGTCATGCTCGCCAAGGGCAAAAGGGTCTGTCAGAAGCGATTCAATATCTGAAAACACTTGGTTTTGATTTAATTGAGGAGTCTACAGAAGATCCCAAACATCTTGCTGAAGTTATACTTCGCTATAAGCATCAAGTTGACTTGGTAATTATTGGCGGAGGAGATGGTACTCTAAATGCTGCCGTAGATGCTTTAATTGAGACTCAGTTACCTTTGGGAATCTTGCCTCTGGGAACTGCCAACGATCTAGCAAGAACTTTGGGAATCCCAAATTCCCTCAACGAAGCTTGCAAAATTATTGCAGATGGACATTTACACCGCATCGACTTAGGTTGTGTAAATGACAAGCATTTTTTTAACGTTGCCAGTATGGGATTGAGTGTAAAAATTACCCAACGACTTACCAAAGAAGTTAAGCGCCGTTGGGGAGTATTTGCTTATGCTGCTACTGCATTGCAAGTGATTTTGGAAGCCAGACCTTTTACAGCAGAGATTGCGATCAACGGTGAATTAGTTCGCGTCAAAACAGTGCAAATTGCAGTCGGTAACGGCCGCTATTACGGTGGTGGTATGGCAGTGGCTGACGATGCCACAATAGACGATCAAAGACTAGACCTTTATAGCTTGGAGATTGAACACTGGTGGCAAGTTATATTATTACTACCCGCAATGCGACGAGGGCGACATATACATTGGCAGAGTGTACGCTCCCATCAAGGTCAAGAAATAGAGGTACATACTCGCAAACCTCACCCTATTAATACAGATGGTGAAATCACTACATACACACCTGCTCATTTTCGGGTTATACCTAAAGCTATAGCTGTTTTTGTACCCCCGGAAAGCAGGAGTTAG
- a CDS encoding exopolysaccharide biosynthesis protein has protein sequence MHLRFSQDIKSLLQRLAEQPLTLGDILTETSERGFSLVITLLVLPFLLPMPPGLTGPFGGACLLLSVQMVLGRRSPWLPKRIANYKFPRSFAQLLLQNLGRLTKVFQKIARPRLAKIAQNPLVWRINGFCISLLTVLLILPIPFTNPIPTIGILLLTVATIESDGLLICISYGITALITLLFGFIGYAVWLAPSLLPSILK, from the coding sequence ATGCATCTGAGATTTTCTCAAGATATAAAGTCCCTGTTGCAACGCCTAGCTGAACAACCTCTGACTCTAGGTGATATTCTGACAGAAACCTCAGAACGGGGCTTCAGCCTGGTAATTACATTATTAGTTTTGCCTTTTTTACTTCCTATGCCACCGGGATTAACTGGCCCATTTGGTGGTGCTTGTTTACTATTGTCAGTGCAAATGGTTTTAGGAAGGCGATCGCCTTGGCTACCGAAAAGAATCGCTAACTACAAATTTCCTCGTTCCTTCGCGCAGTTACTTTTGCAAAATTTGGGACGGCTTACCAAAGTTTTCCAGAAAATCGCCCGTCCCCGATTAGCAAAAATAGCTCAGAATCCTTTGGTTTGGCGAATTAATGGGTTTTGTATCTCTTTATTAACAGTATTACTAATATTACCAATTCCGTTTACAAATCCTATCCCTACTATCGGTATTTTACTTTTGACTGTTGCCACCATCGAATCTGACGGTTTATTAATTTGCATCAGCTACGGCATTACTGCCCTAATTACCTTACTGTTTGGATTTATTGGTTATGCAGTGTGGTTAGCTCCCAGTTTGCTGCCATCGATATTGAAATAA
- a CDS encoding SDR family NAD(P)-dependent oxidoreductase, with translation MPTALITGASSGIGKAFAQELAARKTNLVLVARSEDKLSQLAKQLQEQHKIQVDVIVKDLTEPNAAASVFETTKAKGLTIDLLINNAGFGSYGDFAEGDGEKQVKIVQLNILALVDLTHKFLPLMRQRRSGSIINVSSITAFQPIPYLSVYAASKAFILSFSEALWAENYQYGVRILVTCPGPIETNFFAEANFPPALASSTDKVYSSQKVVLESLEALEKGYPTVISSDSSTQIRSKLSRLVPRKLLLNMLAKHFKA, from the coding sequence ATGCCAACTGCTTTAATTACTGGTGCCTCTAGTGGTATTGGTAAAGCCTTTGCTCAAGAACTAGCTGCACGCAAGACAAATCTTGTACTCGTTGCTCGTTCTGAAGACAAACTAAGCCAATTAGCTAAACAACTACAAGAACAACACAAAATTCAAGTAGACGTTATAGTAAAAGACCTCACAGAACCTAATGCAGCTGCTAGTGTATTTGAAACCACGAAAGCAAAAGGATTAACTATTGACTTATTAATCAACAATGCTGGTTTTGGTTCTTATGGTGATTTTGCTGAAGGGGATGGAGAAAAACAAGTTAAAATCGTACAATTAAACATTTTGGCATTGGTAGATTTAACCCACAAATTTCTACCATTGATGCGGCAACGTCGTTCTGGAAGTATTATTAACGTATCCTCTATTACCGCATTTCAACCGATACCATACCTTTCTGTTTATGCTGCTAGTAAAGCTTTTATTCTCAGCTTTAGTGAAGCGTTATGGGCAGAAAATTATCAGTATGGTGTCCGTATTTTAGTCACTTGTCCAGGGCCAATAGAAACAAACTTTTTTGCAGAAGCTAATTTTCCTCCAGCACTGGCAAGCAGTACAGATAAAGTGTATTCTTCCCAAAAAGTGGTTCTGGAATCTTTAGAGGCTTTAGAAAAAGGCTATCCAACTGTTATTAGCTCTGATAGTAGCACTCAAATTAGAAGCAAATTATCTCGACTTGTACCGCGCAAACTTCTACTGAATATGTTAGCAAAACACTTTAAAGCTTAA
- a CDS encoding photosystem II S4 domain protein, whose protein sequence is MLPREELLKGVENRDSVARAIDQAEQAIKTWEVVLTDFLSPPELAEIQRVFNRLTEVQLVAWGGYPQAERQRIAIARSELPLDQSQVSLVAVEIAGNFLFDTASHRDFLGAMLGTGIVREKTGDVIVLGERGAQAIVAPELVEFLSMSLKQVRSVPVKTQQIELTELKVREPKKKELTTVEASLRLDAIASAGFGMSRSKMVDFIDAGDVRVNWKEVTQASSQVKSGDLIAIRSKGRLEVGEIAVTKKERYRVQLTRYM, encoded by the coding sequence ATGTTGCCACGAGAAGAACTTTTAAAAGGTGTTGAAAATCGAGATAGTGTAGCTCGTGCAATCGACCAAGCAGAGCAAGCGATCAAAACTTGGGAAGTGGTTTTGACAGATTTTCTATCTCCCCCAGAATTGGCAGAAATTCAACGGGTATTTAACCGATTAACAGAAGTGCAATTGGTGGCGTGGGGTGGATATCCGCAAGCTGAACGCCAAAGAATAGCGATCGCTCGTTCGGAACTTCCGTTAGATCAATCTCAAGTCAGCCTTGTAGCCGTGGAAATTGCTGGTAATTTCCTGTTTGATACCGCTTCTCACCGCGACTTTTTAGGCGCAATGTTGGGGACGGGAATTGTTCGTGAAAAAACGGGAGATGTAATTGTTTTAGGAGAACGAGGGGCGCAGGCGATTGTTGCACCAGAGTTGGTGGAATTTTTGTCAATGAGTCTCAAACAGGTGCGATCGGTTCCTGTGAAAACTCAGCAGATTGAGCTAACCGAATTAAAAGTTCGAGAACCCAAGAAAAAAGAATTAACTACTGTGGAGGCTTCTTTAAGATTAGATGCGATCGCATCAGCTGGTTTTGGTATGTCCCGCAGCAAAATGGTTGATTTCATTGATGCTGGTGATGTCCGCGTCAATTGGAAGGAAGTAACCCAAGCTAGTTCTCAAGTCAAATCAGGCGACTTAATCGCCATTCGCTCAAAAGGGCGTTTAGAAGTTGGGGAAATCGCCGTTACAAAAAAAGAGCGCTACCGAGTTCAATTAACAAGGTATATGTAA
- a CDS encoding GNAT family N-acetyltransferase, translated as MGWGIWLMIHVADSTLIGDLGFGGKPDRTGTVEMGYEVLSAYRRQGFAFEAVEALVDFAFTQQELKRMSDNSPDDRVGSIRILEKLGMQQIARDENLLKWELKLESR; from the coding sequence TTGGGTTGGGGTATCTGGCTAATGATTCACGTTGCTGATTCTACCCTGATTGGTGATTTAGGATTTGGTGGCAAACCCGATCGCACAGGAACTGTAGAAATGGGTTATGAAGTCTTATCAGCTTATCGCCGCCAGGGATTTGCTTTTGAAGCAGTAGAAGCACTGGTCGATTTTGCCTTTACTCAGCAAGAACTTAAGAGAATGAGCGATAATTCTCCAGACGATCGTGTTGGCTCGATTCGCATTTTAGAAAAACTGGGAATGCAACAAATTGCTAGGGATGAAAATCTGCTGAAATGGGAATTAAAGTTAGAATCAAGATAG
- a CDS encoding TolC family protein yields MKGQQLFYSFLPGVTAAVLTTQPAWAGTAKLTGVQLASSPSVLTSTYGQGLVVDTINRQLPNSANVSVPTLVPALGFTKLSMKPLSNNSIPVFTAENTVVPIKQLLKKDKGRFFSLTPTSNPSQVQKNQKQSNSIAYGQKLKKIVVPNYTSKPPSVQKGILSLSSTQQPVVQKINTVTQLQTFLQTSATGAGAAKLLSAQRCPQELSKSKTDSLADLLLTSSTCLQQNAIGRLAQINTTIPADSTPITAPGTVTPAPGGSVQPVNVPTTVTPAPGNSVQPATLPGTVTPAPEGSVQPATVPTTVNPVPSGRVQVPENLIPNSNPLQFPTKAEEVRLQENQPITLAQALELARRNNRDLQVSLLELKRNRAALREAQAGLLPTLGISTDITRSQSASGQLQDKLSARNGFPSNQDQPGTSFNGSAQLSYNLYTSGRVQASIRAAEEQLRYYEFAVETQFETIRLNVATDYYNLQQADEQVRISQSAVVNSEASLRDAEALERAGVGTRFDVLRSQVNLANAQQNLTNARSQQSIYRRQLATRISLPQAINISAADPVQLAGLWNPTLEQSIVLAYQNRPELQQQLAQRNTSEQQRRQALAELGPQVSLVANYNLLDQFSDNVSVTDGYSFGVQASLNLYDGGAARARASQQEANIAIAETQFAEQRNQIRFQVEQAYFTQQSSLENVQTANTALEQAREALRLARLRFQAGVGTQTDVINSENDLTQAEGNRVTAILSYNRALAQLQRSVTLRAFR; encoded by the coding sequence GTGAAAGGACAGCAATTATTTTATAGCTTCTTACCTGGTGTAACGGCAGCAGTCTTAACAACTCAGCCGGCTTGGGCTGGTACTGCGAAACTAACTGGGGTACAACTGGCGTCTTCTCCTAGTGTTTTGACTTCTACTTATGGTCAAGGCTTGGTTGTGGACACCATAAATAGGCAACTGCCTAACAGTGCAAATGTTAGTGTTCCAACTCTAGTACCTGCTTTGGGTTTTACTAAACTTAGTATGAAACCTTTAAGTAATAACAGTATTCCAGTATTTACGGCTGAAAATACTGTTGTGCCAATAAAACAACTACTTAAGAAAGATAAAGGTAGATTTTTCAGTTTGACACCTACCTCTAATCCTTCCCAAGTTCAAAAGAATCAAAAACAGAGTAATTCAATCGCTTATGGGCAGAAATTAAAGAAGATAGTAGTTCCCAATTACACTTCAAAACCCCCTTCTGTCCAAAAAGGAATTTTGTCCCTGTCTTCTACGCAGCAGCCAGTGGTTCAAAAAATAAATACTGTTACTCAGTTGCAAACATTTTTACAAACTTCAGCCACAGGTGCAGGAGCAGCAAAACTTTTGTCAGCGCAGAGGTGTCCACAGGAGTTGAGCAAAAGCAAAACTGACTCCTTGGCTGATTTGCTATTAACCTCAAGCACTTGTTTACAACAAAATGCTATTGGTCGCTTGGCTCAGATTAATACCACGATTCCGGCAGATTCGACTCCAATCACTGCGCCAGGAACCGTAACTCCTGCACCAGGGGGTTCGGTGCAACCTGTTAATGTACCAACAACCGTAACTCCGGCGCCAGGGAATTCGGTGCAACCTGCTACTTTACCAGGAACTGTAACTCCTGCACCAGAAGGTTCAGTGCAACCTGCTACTGTACCAACAACCGTAAATCCTGTGCCGTCAGGGCGGGTACAAGTTCCAGAGAACCTGATTCCTAACTCAAATCCCCTACAATTTCCCACCAAAGCGGAGGAAGTTAGACTTCAGGAAAATCAACCAATTACTTTGGCACAGGCTCTAGAGCTAGCACGGCGTAATAATCGGGATTTACAGGTGTCTCTATTAGAGCTAAAACGCAATCGAGCAGCTCTACGCGAAGCGCAAGCTGGTTTATTGCCCACTTTGGGAATTAGCACGGATATTACTCGCAGTCAGTCTGCTAGTGGTCAGCTTCAAGACAAATTAAGCGCACGAAATGGTTTTCCTTCTAACCAAGATCAACCCGGTACATCTTTCAATGGTTCAGCACAACTTTCATATAACCTTTATACTTCTGGGAGAGTGCAAGCTAGCATCAGAGCGGCTGAAGAACAGCTACGTTACTATGAGTTTGCTGTAGAAACTCAGTTTGAGACAATTCGTCTGAATGTTGCCACTGACTACTATAATCTGCAACAAGCGGATGAACAAGTACGCATTAGTCAGTCGGCTGTAGTGAACTCTGAGGCTAGTTTACGTGATGCAGAAGCTTTAGAGCGAGCTGGGGTTGGTACGCGGTTTGATGTGTTGCGATCGCAGGTGAATTTAGCAAATGCCCAACAAAATTTAACTAATGCTAGATCCCAGCAGTCAATTTACCGTCGTCAATTAGCAACTCGGATAAGTTTGCCGCAAGCAATAAATATCAGTGCCGCTGACCCTGTACAATTAGCTGGTCTTTGGAACCCAACCCTAGAACAAAGTATTGTGTTGGCTTATCAAAATCGTCCAGAACTGCAACAGCAGTTGGCACAACGCAATACCAGTGAGCAACAGCGTAGGCAGGCCCTTGCGGAGCTGGGTCCTCAAGTTAGTTTGGTCGCCAACTACAACCTGCTAGATCAGTTCAGTGATAATGTCAGCGTTACTGATGGTTATTCATTCGGAGTTCAGGCAAGCCTAAATTTGTATGATGGGGGAGCAGCAAGAGCAAGAGCATCTCAACAGGAAGCTAATATTGCGATCGCAGAAACTCAATTTGCTGAACAGCGCAATCAAATTCGCTTTCAGGTAGAACAAGCCTATTTTACCCAGCAATCTAGTTTGGAGAATGTTCAAACCGCTAATACCGCTTTAGAACAAGCTAGGGAAGCTCTACGTTTAGCACGTTTGCGATTCCAAGCTGGTGTAGGTACTCAAACTGATGTCATTAACTCTGAAAATGACCTCACACAAGCTGAAGGTAATCGAGTCACAGCAATTTTGAGTTACAACCGCGCTTTAGCTCAGTTACAACGGTCTGTTACCCTCAGAGCATTCCGCTAA